DNA from Pelagibacterium nitratireducens:
ATTGGACAAAACGCTGGGCAAAACGCCGCCTAAGCCAATCCGGGCAGCGCCCAAGCCCAGGGGCAAGAAGACGCCGCAACGCGAATTCCGCAATCCTCTGATGCGCGTTCTTCTTGATTTAGGAGGGGCCGCATTCAGCAAGGATATCCGCGATCGGATGGAACCGGAGGTGCGCTCTATGCTTGGAGCGGCCGATCTCGCACCAGTCTCATCAGGCGATCCACGGTGGTGGAACGCTGTGTGCTGGGAAAGAAA
Protein-coding regions in this window:
- a CDS encoding winged helix-turn-helix domain-containing protein, encoding MPVVRISDATWDRLKRYARPLEDTPDDVIRTALDALDKTLGKTPPKPIRAAPKPRGKKTPQREFRNPLMRVLLDLGGAAFSKDIRDRMEPEVRSMLGAADLAPVSSGDPRWWNAVCWERNDLKKEGLMRSDSDRGIWELSEDGLREARRLSE